One window from the genome of Pleuronectes platessa chromosome 2 unlocalized genomic scaffold, fPlePla1.1 SUPER_2_unloc_2, whole genome shotgun sequence encodes:
- the LOC128436285 gene encoding tubulin beta chain isoform X3 — translation MREIVHIQAGQCGKYVPRAVLVDLEPGTMDSVRSGAFGQLFRPDNFIFGQTGAGNNWAKGHYTEGAELVDSVLDVVRKECEHCDCLQGFQLTHSLGGGTGSGMGTLLISKIREEYPDRIMNTFSVMPSPKVSDTVVEPYNATLSVHQLVENTDETYCIDNEALYDICFRTLKLTTPTYGDLNHLVSATMSGVTTSLRFPGQLNADLRKLAVNMVPFPRLHFFMPGFAPLTARGSQQYRSLTVPELTQQMFDARNMMAACDPRHGRYLTVAAVFRGPMSMKEVDEQMLNVQNKNSSYFVEWIPNNVKVAVCDVAPRGLKMAATFIGNSTAIQELFKRISEQFSAMFRRKAFLHWFTGEGMDEMEFTEAESNMNDLVSEYQQYQDATANDGEEDFEDEEDEVNE, via the exons ATGAGAGAAATCGTGCACATCCAGGCGGGACAGTGCGG TAAATACGTCCCCCGGGCCGTGCTGGTGGACCTGGAACCAGGAACCATGGACAGTGTTCGCTCAGGAGCCTTCGGACAACTCTTCAGACCCGACAACTTCATCTTCG GTCAGACAGGTGCTGGGAACAACTGGGCCAAAGGTCATTACACGGAGGGGGCGGAGCTCGTGGACTCGGTCCTGGACGTAGTGAGGAAGGAGTGTGAGCACTGCGACTGTCTCCAG GGTTTCCAGCTGACGCACTCCCTGGGGGGGGGCACCGGCTCAGGCATGGGCACCCTGCTGATCAGTAAGATCCGAGAGGAGTACCCCGACCGGATCATGAACACCTTCAGCGTCATGCCCTCCCCGAAG GTGTCGGACACGGTGGTGGAGCCGTACAACGCCACGCTGTCCGTCCACCAGCTGGTGGAGAACACAGACGAGACCTACTGCATCGACAACGAGGCGCTGTACGACATCTGCTTCCGCACGCTGAAACTCACGACCCCGACCTACGGGGACCTGAACCACCTGGTGTCGGCCACCATGAGCGGCGTGACCACCTCGCTCCGGTTCCCCGGGCAGCTCAACGCCGATCTCCGCAAGCTGGCCGTCAACATGGTCCCTTTCCCTCGACTCCACTTCTTCATGCCGGGGTTCGCTCCTCTGACGGCGAGGGGCAGCCAGCAGTACCGATCCCTCACCGTCCCCGAGCTCACCCAGCAGATGTTCGATGCCAGGAACATGATGGCGGCCTGCGACCCTCGGCACGGGCGCTACCTGACCGTGGCCGCTGTCTTCCGCGGGCCCATGTCCATGAAGGAGGTGGACGAGCAGATGCTGAACGTCCAGAACAAGAACAGCAGCTACTTCGTGGAGTGGATCCCCAACAACGTGAAGGTGGCCGTCTGCGACGTGGCTCCCCGGGGGCTCAAGATGGCCGCCACCTTCATCGGCAACAGCACGGCCATTCAGGAGCTGTTCAAGAGGATCTCCGAGCAGTTCTCTGCCATGTTCCGCCGAAAGGCCTTCCTGCACTGGTTCACGGGCGAGGGCATGGACGAGATGGAGTTCACGGAGGCGGAGAGCAACATGAACGACCTGGTGTCCGAGTACCAGCAGTACCAGGACGCCACCGCCAACGATGGAGAGGAGGACtttgaggacgaggaggacgaggtcaACGAGTGA
- the LOC128436285 gene encoding tubulin beta-6 chain isoform X2, with product MREIVHIQAGQCGNQIGTKFWEVISDEHGIDPAGDYVGDSSLQLDRVNVYYNEASCQTGAGNNWAKGHYTEGAELVDSVLDVVRKECEHCDCLQGFQLTHSLGGGTGSGMGTLLISKIREEYPDRIMNTFSVMPSPKVSDTVVEPYNATLSVHQLVENTDETYCIDNEALYDICFRTLKLTTPTYGDLNHLVSATMSGVTTSLRFPGQLNADLRKLAVNMVPFPRLHFFMPGFAPLTARGSQQYRSLTVPELTQQMFDARNMMAACDPRHGRYLTVAAVFRGPMSMKEVDEQMLNVQNKNSSYFVEWIPNNVKVAVCDVAPRGLKMAATFIGNSTAIQELFKRISEQFSAMFRRKAFLHWFTGEGMDEMEFTEAESNMNDLVSEYQQYQDATANDGEEDFEDEEDEVNE from the exons ATGAGAGAAATCGTGCACATCCAGGCGGGACAGTGCGGGAACCAGATCGGGACCAAG TTTTGGGAAGTAATCAGCGATGAGCACGGCATCGACCCTGCGGGAGACTACGTGGGCGACTCGTCTCTCCAGCTGGACCGGGTCAACGTCTACTACAACGAGGCGTCCT GTCAGACAGGTGCTGGGAACAACTGGGCCAAAGGTCATTACACGGAGGGGGCGGAGCTCGTGGACTCGGTCCTGGACGTAGTGAGGAAGGAGTGTGAGCACTGCGACTGTCTCCAG GGTTTCCAGCTGACGCACTCCCTGGGGGGGGGCACCGGCTCAGGCATGGGCACCCTGCTGATCAGTAAGATCCGAGAGGAGTACCCCGACCGGATCATGAACACCTTCAGCGTCATGCCCTCCCCGAAG GTGTCGGACACGGTGGTGGAGCCGTACAACGCCACGCTGTCCGTCCACCAGCTGGTGGAGAACACAGACGAGACCTACTGCATCGACAACGAGGCGCTGTACGACATCTGCTTCCGCACGCTGAAACTCACGACCCCGACCTACGGGGACCTGAACCACCTGGTGTCGGCCACCATGAGCGGCGTGACCACCTCGCTCCGGTTCCCCGGGCAGCTCAACGCCGATCTCCGCAAGCTGGCCGTCAACATGGTCCCTTTCCCTCGACTCCACTTCTTCATGCCGGGGTTCGCTCCTCTGACGGCGAGGGGCAGCCAGCAGTACCGATCCCTCACCGTCCCCGAGCTCACCCAGCAGATGTTCGATGCCAGGAACATGATGGCGGCCTGCGACCCTCGGCACGGGCGCTACCTGACCGTGGCCGCTGTCTTCCGCGGGCCCATGTCCATGAAGGAGGTGGACGAGCAGATGCTGAACGTCCAGAACAAGAACAGCAGCTACTTCGTGGAGTGGATCCCCAACAACGTGAAGGTGGCCGTCTGCGACGTGGCTCCCCGGGGGCTCAAGATGGCCGCCACCTTCATCGGCAACAGCACGGCCATTCAGGAGCTGTTCAAGAGGATCTCCGAGCAGTTCTCTGCCATGTTCCGCCGAAAGGCCTTCCTGCACTGGTTCACGGGCGAGGGCATGGACGAGATGGAGTTCACGGAGGCGGAGAGCAACATGAACGACCTGGTGTCCGAGTACCAGCAGTACCAGGACGCCACCGCCAACGATGGAGAGGAGGACtttgaggacgaggaggacgaggtcaACGAGTGA
- the LOC128436285 gene encoding tubulin beta-5 chain isoform X1, producing MREIVHIQAGQCGNQIGTKFWEVISDEHGIDPAGDYVGDSSLQLDRVNVYYNEASSHKYVPRAVLVDLEPGTMDSVRSGAFGQLFRPDNFIFGQTGAGNNWAKGHYTEGAELVDSVLDVVRKECEHCDCLQGFQLTHSLGGGTGSGMGTLLISKIREEYPDRIMNTFSVMPSPKVSDTVVEPYNATLSVHQLVENTDETYCIDNEALYDICFRTLKLTTPTYGDLNHLVSATMSGVTTSLRFPGQLNADLRKLAVNMVPFPRLHFFMPGFAPLTARGSQQYRSLTVPELTQQMFDARNMMAACDPRHGRYLTVAAVFRGPMSMKEVDEQMLNVQNKNSSYFVEWIPNNVKVAVCDVAPRGLKMAATFIGNSTAIQELFKRISEQFSAMFRRKAFLHWFTGEGMDEMEFTEAESNMNDLVSEYQQYQDATANDGEEDFEDEEDEVNE from the exons ATGAGAGAAATCGTGCACATCCAGGCGGGACAGTGCGGGAACCAGATCGGGACCAAG TTTTGGGAAGTAATCAGCGATGAGCACGGCATCGACCCTGCGGGAGACTACGTGGGCGACTCGTCTCTCCAGCTGGACCGGGTCAACGTCTACTACAACGAGGCGTCCT cacaTAAATACGTCCCCCGGGCCGTGCTGGTGGACCTGGAACCAGGAACCATGGACAGTGTTCGCTCAGGAGCCTTCGGACAACTCTTCAGACCCGACAACTTCATCTTCG GTCAGACAGGTGCTGGGAACAACTGGGCCAAAGGTCATTACACGGAGGGGGCGGAGCTCGTGGACTCGGTCCTGGACGTAGTGAGGAAGGAGTGTGAGCACTGCGACTGTCTCCAG GGTTTCCAGCTGACGCACTCCCTGGGGGGGGGCACCGGCTCAGGCATGGGCACCCTGCTGATCAGTAAGATCCGAGAGGAGTACCCCGACCGGATCATGAACACCTTCAGCGTCATGCCCTCCCCGAAG GTGTCGGACACGGTGGTGGAGCCGTACAACGCCACGCTGTCCGTCCACCAGCTGGTGGAGAACACAGACGAGACCTACTGCATCGACAACGAGGCGCTGTACGACATCTGCTTCCGCACGCTGAAACTCACGACCCCGACCTACGGGGACCTGAACCACCTGGTGTCGGCCACCATGAGCGGCGTGACCACCTCGCTCCGGTTCCCCGGGCAGCTCAACGCCGATCTCCGCAAGCTGGCCGTCAACATGGTCCCTTTCCCTCGACTCCACTTCTTCATGCCGGGGTTCGCTCCTCTGACGGCGAGGGGCAGCCAGCAGTACCGATCCCTCACCGTCCCCGAGCTCACCCAGCAGATGTTCGATGCCAGGAACATGATGGCGGCCTGCGACCCTCGGCACGGGCGCTACCTGACCGTGGCCGCTGTCTTCCGCGGGCCCATGTCCATGAAGGAGGTGGACGAGCAGATGCTGAACGTCCAGAACAAGAACAGCAGCTACTTCGTGGAGTGGATCCCCAACAACGTGAAGGTGGCCGTCTGCGACGTGGCTCCCCGGGGGCTCAAGATGGCCGCCACCTTCATCGGCAACAGCACGGCCATTCAGGAGCTGTTCAAGAGGATCTCCGAGCAGTTCTCTGCCATGTTCCGCCGAAAGGCCTTCCTGCACTGGTTCACGGGCGAGGGCATGGACGAGATGGAGTTCACGGAGGCGGAGAGCAACATGAACGACCTGGTGTCCGAGTACCAGCAGTACCAGGACGCCACCGCCAACGATGGAGAGGAGGACtttgaggacgaggaggacgaggtcaACGAGTGA
- the LOC128436285 gene encoding tubulin beta-5 chain isoform X4, with amino-acid sequence MREIVHIQAGQCGNQIGTKFWEVISDEHGIDPAGDYVGDSSLQLDRVNVYYNEASSHKYVPRAVLVDLEPGTMDSVRSGAFGQLFRPDNFIFGQTGAGNNWAKGHYTEGAELVDSVLDVVRKECEHCDCLQGFQLTHSLGGGTGSGMGTLLISKIREEYPDRIMNTFSVMPSPKVSDTVVEPYNATLSVHQLVENTDETYCIDNEALYDIGNSTAIQELFKRISEQFSAMFRRKAFLHWFTGEGMDEMEFTEAESNMNDLVSEYQQYQDATANDGEEDFEDEEDEVNE; translated from the exons ATGAGAGAAATCGTGCACATCCAGGCGGGACAGTGCGGGAACCAGATCGGGACCAAG TTTTGGGAAGTAATCAGCGATGAGCACGGCATCGACCCTGCGGGAGACTACGTGGGCGACTCGTCTCTCCAGCTGGACCGGGTCAACGTCTACTACAACGAGGCGTCCT cacaTAAATACGTCCCCCGGGCCGTGCTGGTGGACCTGGAACCAGGAACCATGGACAGTGTTCGCTCAGGAGCCTTCGGACAACTCTTCAGACCCGACAACTTCATCTTCG GTCAGACAGGTGCTGGGAACAACTGGGCCAAAGGTCATTACACGGAGGGGGCGGAGCTCGTGGACTCGGTCCTGGACGTAGTGAGGAAGGAGTGTGAGCACTGCGACTGTCTCCAG GGTTTCCAGCTGACGCACTCCCTGGGGGGGGGCACCGGCTCAGGCATGGGCACCCTGCTGATCAGTAAGATCCGAGAGGAGTACCCCGACCGGATCATGAACACCTTCAGCGTCATGCCCTCCCCGAAG GTGTCGGACACGGTGGTGGAGCCGTACAACGCCACGCTGTCCGTCCACCAGCTGGTGGAGAACACAGACGAGACCTACTGCATCGACAACGAGGCGCTGTACGA CATCGGCAACAGCACGGCCATTCAGGAGCTGTTCAAGAGGATCTCCGAGCAGTTCTCTGCCATGTTCCGCCGAAAGGCCTTCCTGCACTGGTTCACGGGCGAGGGCATGGACGAGATGGAGTTCACGGAGGCGGAGAGCAACATGAACGACCTGGTGTCCGAGTACCAGCAGTACCAGGACGCCACCGCCAACGATGGAGAGGAGGACtttgaggacgaggaggacgaggtcaACGAGTGA
- the LOC128436286 gene encoding checkpoint protein HUS1, whose product MKFRGKIIDVSCLNHFTRVVTTISKLTKLCVLRLTPDHLFFVLSGKVANGGVSMWCELSQANFFDEYQMEGVSSEDNEICLEVTPENLSRALKTVQNAKSVKVKLTKKHCPCLTIAAELPTLSSISRVVTHDVPVNVIPRRLWHEFKEPSMPDFDVSIYLPPLKTMKSVVDRMKNLSNFLVIEANLNGQMNLKIETDLVSVTTHFKDLGNPPWGEDASQEDSASQSRDPETMAEARVDIRRLQQFLMGQQVNPSKAMCNIVCQRVVHLILLHEDVSLQYFIPAVA is encoded by the exons ATGAAGTTCCGAGGGAAAATCATAGATGTGTCCTGCCTCAACCACTTCACCC ggGTCGTCACCACCATCTCGAAGCTGACGAAGCTGTGCGTCCTGAGACTGACTCCAGATCATCTGTTCTTCGTTCTGTCAGGGAAAGTGGCCAATGGAGGGGTCAGCATGTGGTGTGAGCTGTCACAG GCCAACTTCTTTGATGAGTACCAGATGGAGGGTGTGTCCTCTGAGGACAATGAGATTTGTCTGGAGGTGACTCCAGAGAACCTGTCCAGAGCCCTGAAGACGGTCCAGAACGCCAAGTCCGTCAAGGTGAAACTGACCAAGAAGCACTGCCCCTGCCTCACCATCGCTGCAGagctg CCCACCCTGTCCAGCATCAGTCGAGTCGTCACTCACGACGTCCCGGTCAACGTCATCCCCCGCAGACTCTGGCATGAATTCAAAGAACCGAGCATGCCAGACTTTGAT GTCAGCATCTACCTGCCTCCTCTGAAGACCATGAAGAGCGTCGTGGACCGGATGAAGAACCTCTCCAACTTCCTG GTGATCGAGGCCAACCTGAACGGACAGATGAATCTGAAGATCGAGACCGATCTGGTTTCCGTCACCACGCACTTCAAAGACCTGGGGAATCCACCGTGGG GTGAAGACGCCTCACAGGAGGACAGTGCGTCTCAGAGCAGGGACCCAGAGACCATGGCTGAGGCCAGAGTGGACATCAGGCGGTTGCAGCAGTTCCTCATGGGACAGCAGGTCAACCCCAGCAAGGCCATGTGCA ATATCGTCTGTCAGAGGGTCGTCCACCTGATTCTGCTGCATGAAGACGTGTCGCTCCAGTATTTCATCCCCGCTGTGGCCTAG